A single genomic interval of Spirosoma taeanense harbors:
- a CDS encoding NADH-quinone oxidoreductase subunit B, translating to MTSQSPDKSGEASVILMRSEELLNWSREKSLWPMSFGLACCAIEMMQAFASNYDLDRFGIFPRPSPRQSDIMIVSGTVTYKMADRIRRLYEQMPEPRYVISMGSCSNCGGPYWQHGYHVVKGVDRIIPVDVYVPGCPPRPEALIDGFLKLQEKIRTEHPLLGSKEVVLSADKPAPSDDLLPAS from the coding sequence ATGACCTCCCAATCCCCCGATAAATCCGGCGAAGCCAGCGTTATTCTGATGCGTTCCGAAGAACTGCTCAACTGGTCACGCGAGAAATCGCTCTGGCCCATGAGCTTCGGACTGGCCTGCTGCGCCATTGAGATGATGCAGGCCTTTGCGTCGAACTACGACCTCGACCGTTTCGGTATTTTCCCCCGCCCCTCCCCCCGTCAGTCCGACATTATGATCGTGTCGGGAACAGTAACCTATAAGATGGCCGACCGTATCCGGCGGCTCTATGAGCAGATGCCCGAGCCACGTTATGTGATTTCAATGGGCTCGTGCTCAAACTGCGGTGGCCCCTATTGGCAGCACGGGTATCACGTGGTCAAAGGCGTTGATCGAATTATTCCGGTTGATGTGTACGTGCCGGGCTGCCCACCCCGCCCGGAAGCGCTGATCGATGGATTCCTGAAACTGCAGGAGAAAATCCGAACCGAGCATCCGCTGCTTGGAAGCAAAGAAGTCGTACTTTCGGCTGATAAACCAGCTCCGTCCGACGATCTTCTGCCAGCCTCCTGA
- a CDS encoding NADH-quinone oxidoreductase subunit A, whose translation MLSDFGIILLFILAAFAFIGLVLFIARLLRPDHPNAEKNSTYESGEEPVGNANVQFNIRFYVVALVFVLFDVELVFLFPWATVFGQERLIRATDGLWGWFALTEAILFVVILALGLAYVWAKGYLDWVKPQPKVPTVDSRVPTNLYQQVNDKYSPGRKTDQKPA comes from the coding sequence ATGCTTTCCGACTTCGGTATCATCCTGCTGTTTATTCTGGCCGCTTTTGCGTTCATCGGGCTGGTTCTGTTCATTGCGCGGCTGTTGCGACCCGATCATCCGAACGCAGAAAAAAATAGTACCTACGAGTCGGGTGAGGAACCCGTCGGGAACGCTAATGTTCAGTTTAACATCCGGTTCTATGTTGTGGCGCTGGTGTTTGTGCTGTTCGATGTCGAGCTGGTGTTTCTCTTTCCATGGGCAACGGTCTTTGGTCAGGAACGCCTGATTCGGGCAACGGACGGGCTGTGGGGCTGGTTTGCGCTGACCGAAGCCATTTTATTCGTCGTGATTCTGGCGCTTGGGCTGGCTTACGTCTGGGCGAAAGGGTATCTCGACTGGGTTAAGCCCCAGCCGAAAGTGCCGACCGTTGATAGCCGGGTCCCGACAAACTTATACCAGCAGGTAAACGACAAGTACAGTCCGGGCCGAAAGACCGACCAAAAACCAGCATGA